The Paenibacillus sp. FSL W8-0426 region GAGGTTGGCGCCCAAGCGGATCGTTTCTTCGATGACATGATGGGTGGGCATGAAAGCCGTGACCACGCCTTTAACCTGCTGTTCGGGCGAACCTGCAATCAGCAGGTCAACCGTGTTTTCCCGTTGTTCCGCTCCGACGTTCAGGTGGCGCATGATGTCTCGTACAGTGAAATTCATCCTGATTTCCTCCAGTGAGAGATAATGTTCTGTCCAGTGTACCATGTTCGGGTGCAGAAACGGAGGGGGGGTTGCAATCTCGCCCGATGAATGTCGCATCCAAGCAAGCTTTCATTGATAAATGGATCTCGACGAAGCAGGGGCAGATGTTATAATGGGTGTATGGATACACGTGTTCGCATGTTTGCGGGAGAAGGTGAATGATGGAGATGAGAAACAGAGATGCGGGCCAGTTGGAGTTCATGGAGATCGATCTGCGAGAGGAAGGCGAAATACCTCGTGTCCCGATTCCGGATCGTTCCGCTCTGCGCCAGACAGGGGCGTATCCTGCACGTTCGGGCGGAGGAATCTTGTTTTCGGAAAAAAAATTTGTGGAGGAAGCGAAACGGCTGGTCGACATGAATGTCGCGGCCGCCGAGCGGGTTCCTTTCATGAGCTACTGGCCGACGTATGGCGTCATGGACGATGCCCAAAGGCAATGGTATTTTTTCTGGAGATCGGAGGTAAGGCAAGGCAGATATCCCGATACGGATCTTTCCTATGTGTTCGTCCATGTATACGAGCTGATCAACGGAATCGGCTGGCAGCGGCCCGAAGCGGGTTATGGTCAATTGAAGGAGCTGTGGTCCCAATATCAAGCGCGTTTGCCGCAACTTGATGCGTATATGCAGGATTGGTTGGTGGATTATGCGTTGATCCATCGTCTGGACGGTTCGTTCGGAGAGCTCGTGGACCTTGCCGATGGCAGGCTGCCCGCAGAGGTGCTCGATATGGAGATGTGCAGGCTGCTGAAGCAAGCTGAGCCTCATATCCCTTTGAAGCTGCTGCAGCGATATGTTGAATACGACATCACGCTCAGCAAATTTTACAGGGACGGCGGCCGCGAAGCGTTGGCCGAGTTCGTTCCGGGAACGATCGCTGTCGTGAATGCCTACATGACCCGTACCCGGGGTGGGGGAATCTGGGAATTGTACGGACCAAGCGGCGAGAAAACAACAGAACGAGTGTTGTTCCGCAAAGCGGTATACGATGACGGTTTGTATGGAAAAAAAGCGCTGCTAACCTACAGCCCGATTGGAGAACAGCCTGAATTCGTCCGTTTGGCCACGCAGCTATTCCGCTCGATCGAGAACAAACTGCGCGAGCTGTCGGGTTTCCGGGGGAGGCTGCGCGGCAATTCCCTTGAACCTGAACTGGCGAAGCTGGTCGAGCGTTACCTGGACAAGGCTTATTCGGCCAGACAGGAGAAGCCCGGCGAGCGAACCATCATCGCCATTGATGCGGACAAACTCGCGGTGCTTCAGGAAGAGAGCGAATATGTGCGCCAAGCTTTGACGGTAGAAGAGACTGGAGACCCCGCCTTGCTTGAGGGTGATTTTGGAACGTTTGCGGAAGACCAGCCGGATCTGCCTGCGGAAACAACAGCAGGTTCTGCTGCGGGTCTTCATCCTGCGGCAGAGGTCTTCGAAGCCGAAGATATACCGGGAATGCATACGTTTGAAACCCAACCAACGACCGCTTCCGGTCTTGCCGGCGCCGAAACGCTTTGGGACGAAACGACGCTCCGAGAGCTGGATGAAGAATGGAAGCAATTTGCCGCAGCGCTTGCTCCAAGGCATGTGCTGGCGATTTTGGCGCTGCTGGGCGAACAGCCTGACGCTGCCTTGATGCAAGTCGCCGAGCAATGCGGCACGATGCCTGCGCTTCTGCTGGACGAAATCAACGACGTCGCCATGGAGACGATCGGAGACTTGCTGGTGGATGGCGACCGCATCATGGATGAATATATGGACCCATTTGAACATGTAAAGAGCATGAGGTGAAGCTGAATGACAGAACTTAAAATCCCCAAGCGGCTGACTACCGCGCTGGTGAATTCCTTGACGGCCGGCGTCGTGCCGCGGATCGGCCTGGAGCAGATCGCGGTCGGCCGCAAGCCGGAAGTGGAGGCGATGCTGCGCGACATGGACAACATCGCCGAAGGCGGAGCCGCCTTTCGGTTGATTACGGGCAGGTACGGCAGCGGAAAAAGCTTTCTTTTGCAAATGATCCGCAATTACGCGATGGACCGCGAGTTCGTGGTGGCCGATGCGGACCTGTCGCCCGAGCGCAGGCTGGTTGGAACGAAGGGGCAAGGGCTGGCTACGTATCGCGAGCTTATGACGCGCATGTCCACGCGCACCCGCCCCGATGGCGGCGCTCTGGAGCCTTTGCTGCAGAAATGGATCGCAGGCCTCCAGCAGCAAGCGATGCAGAACTTGGGACTGCGACCGGATGATCCGGCATTGACGAGCGAGGTCGAGACGCGGATCTACGCCGTGACGCAGGAGCTGCAGAACCTGGTGCACGGATTTGATTTTGCCAAGGTGCTGGCCGCGTATTGGACCGGATACAAGCTCGGCGACGACGAGCGGAAACAAGCCGCCTTGCGCTGGCTCCGTGGAGAATACGCCACGAAGACCGAAGCGAAAAAAGAACTGGCCGTCGGCGTCATCATCGATGACGACAACTGGTATGACTATTTCAAATTATGGTCCGAGTTCATGGCCCGGATCGGATATAAAGGGCTTTTGTTGTTCATTGACGAGGCCGTGAACCTGTACAAGATCAGCAACAGCATCGCGCGCCAGAGCAACTACGAGAAGCTGCTCACCATGTTCAACGATACGATGCAGGGCAAGGCGGAGCACCTGGGCATTTTCGTGGGAGGCACGCCGCAATTCGTCGAGGATGAGCGCCGGGGCCTGTTCAGCTACGAGGCGCTGCGTTCCAGGCTTGTTGACGGTCGGTATTCAGCCAAGGCGTACGCCAACTACACCGGACCGATCCTGAAGCTGGCGATGCTGTCGCACGAGGAAATTCTGATCTTGCTGCAGAAGCTGCGCCAGATCCATGCCCTGCATTTCGGATATGCGGCAAGCCTGACGGACGATGACCTGGTCGGTTTCATGCAAATGGCCGTGAATCGCCTTGGTGCGGACGAGCTGCTCACGACGCGCGAAGTCGTTCGCGATTTCATGGACGTGCTCCATACGCTGCATCAGAATCCTCACGTGAATTATGCGGAACTGCTGGGGGAACGTGCGGCGAAGGCTGGAAATGCCGGACAGGGGACGAATGCGGAAAGCGACCGGGACGATATGGACGACTTCCTGGCGGAGTTCGAGTTATGAGCGGCCAGAACCAGCGCGAAAACCCGTTTTACAGGCTGGCTCCGTTCGTGCAGGAGTTCATTTACAAAAAACGATGGGAATCGCTGCGTCCTGCCCAGATCGAAGCGTGCAACATCTGTTTCCACACCCCGCATCACATGCTGATTGCGGCCGGCACGGCTTCCGGTAAAACGGAAGCGGCTTTTTTTCCCGCGCTCACGGAGCTATACGAACGTCCGTGCAAATCGGTAGGCATCCTGTACATCGGACCGCTCAAGGCGCTGATCAATGACCAGTTCGAACGGCTTAAGTATTTGCTGGTCGAAGGCAACATCCCGGTGTGGCACTGGCACGGTGACGTGCCGCAGGCGGAGAAGACGCGGCTTGTGAAAAATCCGTCCGGAGTGCTGCAGATTACGCCCGAATCGCTGGAAGGCCTGCTCATGAACCGGCCGAACGCGATTCCTGCGCTGTTCCATGATCTGCGGTACGTCATTATCGACGAGGTTCATGCGTTCATGGGCGCAGACCGGGGGATTCAGGTGCTGAGCCAACTGGCGCGCCTGGAACGGATGGCCGGCTGTGCGCCGCGCAGGGTCGGATTGTCGGCAACGCTCAGCGATTACGAAACGGCCACCGCGTGGCTTGGTGCCGGAACGGGACAAGGGGTTGACGTGGTCACTTCTCCGGGCGGCCGCAAGCTGAGGCTGCGTGTGGAGCATTTCTCTTTTCCTGACGCCAGGGACGAGGAGCAGGCCGAGCAGCTGCATCATGCGCGCAAGGCGTACTACGATTTTATTTATGAGAGCACCCACCGCAAAAAAGCGCTGATCTTTACGAACAGCCGTACCGATGCCGAGGTGACGATTCTTGAGATGCGCCGCGTGGCTGCCCGAAGGGAAGAACGCGACGTCTTCCACGTGCACCATGGCAGCATATCCGCCATGCTCAGGGAAGAGACGGAGGCGGCGCTGCGAAGCGGTCCGGGTCCTGCCGTGGCTGCAGCCACGGTGACGCTGGAGCTCGGCATCGACCTTGGCGAGCTGGAGCGGGTGGTGCAGCTTGGGGCACCGTACAGCGCATCGAGTTTCGTGCAGCGTTTGGGTCGCTCGGGACGGCGGGAGGACATGGCCTCGGAAATGCTGTTTGTCTGCCCGGAAGAAGAGGACGAAGAAGCCCAGCTGCCTGCCCGCATGCCATGGACGCTGCTGAGGGCCATTGCCGTCATCGAGCTGTACGTTCGGCACAGATGGGTTGAGCCGCTGCAGTCGCGACGGATGCCGATCGGCGTGCTCTACCATCAGACCATGAGCATGCTGAAAAGCATGGGCGAGGCCGAACCGAGGGAACTCGCCGACGCGATTCTTTCGTTGGCTCCCTTTGCGGAGATCACGCTGGAGCAATATGATGTTTTTCTGAACTATCTGATCGATACCGACCATTTGCAGTGGACCGAAGAGCGAACGCTGATCATTGGTTTGACCGGGGAGAAGACGGTGAACAATTATCGTTTTTATGCGGTATTCAAGGATGATGAGGAGCACAAGGTGCTGAATGGCTCGGAAGAAATCGGCTCCATTACGACCGTACCGCCTCCGGGGTACTGCTTCTCCTTGGCCGGCAAGCTGTGGAAGGTGGAAGAGGTGGATCACAAGCACAAGTCGGTCTATGTGAAGGCGGCCAAGGGAAAAGTGGACACTTTATGGCTTGGCGCGGGCGGCGACATCCATACGGCAGTCATCCAAAAGATGCGCGAGGTGCTGTCGGAATCGGCGATCTACCCGTACTTGTCGCCTCAAGCGGTGAATCGGCTGGAACGCGCCCGGCGTCTTGCGCGGGCAAGCGGGCTGCTGAAGCAAGTCGTCATTCCGGCGGGCGGAGACTCGCTCTATGTGCTGCCATGGGTAGGAAGCAAGGCATTTCGCACGTTGGAGCGGCTGATGAAACATAACCTGTCCGGCAAGCTAAGCTTACGTTCGGTCGTGCCGATGGAGCCTTATTATTTCGTGGTATCCGGCAAAGTGGATGAACGGACTTTGCTGGCGGAAATCATGAGTGAATGCCGGATGGCCTCTGACGCATCTGCGCTATTGGCAGAGGACGAAGCGCCGTACCTTGGCAAATATGACGAATTCGTGGCCCCCCCGCTAATTCGTGAAGCTTTCGCCGCAGATGGGCTCGACTTGCCTGGCTTACGGGATGGGCTGCAGAAAACGCTGGAGTGGGATGCATAACGAGGGGCTTCAAGAAATATTCATCGAATAACATTACGTTATTGCGTCATGTAAACAGGGTTGTGTAATTTAGGCCTCAGAAGCGCCTGTAAATCAAAGCTGCCAGAAGAGGCTTGACACCACCTCACCTGCCATGTAATATATGAATCGTTGTCATCAAAGGACTGTGGCCGAAGGCTCGGATAAGCCGATGCAGGCTCAGTCGAACGTATAACAAATCCATATTCCATTCGTATAACCTCGCAGGCCGTCAGTGTACACAGGGCGAGGGTTTCTACAGGAAGCCTTAACTTCCTAACTACGAAGCTGAAGAATTGGCTCACAGCTGATTCCCGGCGACGGAGTTAGGATTTTTTGCGTATTGACATCGAACGAAACGGCAGGAGGTTTATCGGCAATGAAATATTATTTGGCCGTTCTCGCGGGAGCGCTGAGTTACGGCATTTTATCTACGATCGTTGTTTTGGCCTACGGACAGGGGTACCAACTTGGCGAGGTGGTTGGCAGCCAGTTATTTGTAGGCTTCATCCTGTCATGGGCGCTTGCTTTGTATACCAAATTCCGGATGAAACGAAGCGGTGCAAAAGCTGGCAAAGCATCGGCAGCGGCGTCTGATGCCAAATCCGGAGGATTTCAGTCCTTGACGTGGAAGCACCGCCTGATGCTGATGGCTGCAGGTACGCCAACCGTCATGACCGGACTGGTTTATTATCAGTCCTTGCGGTATATTCCGGCATCGCTGGCGATCATCCTGTTATTCCAGTTCACATGGATCAGCGTACTGATTCAAGCTGTAAGCAAACGCGAGCGGCCGGACAAAGTCATGTTTTTGACACTATTGGTGTTGTTCGGCGGCACGCTTCTGGCAGCAGGGTTTCTGGAGCATGGGTTAGGCGAATTCAGCGGCTGGGGTATCGCCCTTGGTTTGATGTCGGCCGTGAGTTATTCATTGTTCCTTCTCTTTAGCGGTAAAGCAGTCCCTGCCGCGCATCCGGCATTTCGCAGTGCATGGATGGTTACCGGCGGTTTGATTTTGCTCTGCATTCTGTTTCCGCCGACGTTTTTGTTTAACGGATTGATGTGGGGACAGCTGCTGGTTTTCGGCTTGCTGCTTGGATTTTTCGGCGCGTTTATCCCGCCTGTGCTTTTTGCTTTCGGCGTACCGCATACCGGCGGGGGCATGGCGGGCATTCTCGGAGCTGCGGAGCTTCCCGTCGCCGTATTGATGTCTTCCATTGTATTGCATGAGCATGTGAGCAGCTTGCAATGGTTCGGCGTCATCCTCGTATTGCTTGGCATAGCATTGCCGGAGCTGTATAAATTACGGGCGGCACGATCCAGGACGCTGTATTCCTGACAACGGGTTATGTTCCTTTTCCAAAGAAGTCTAGCAAGACCATAGCCCAGTGGGGCCATTTTCATCGGGATGTAAATCGGTTATGCTAATAGGGTTGTGAATCGTTGGATTTGCGTACGTAGAACGGAAAGAGGAGCGTTACCTATGAACATGTTGAAAAAAGGATGGCCTTACCTTGTACTGGGACTTGGTGTCATTGTCGTGCTGGGAGCGTTCGCCGTGTACTTTTTGGGCAAAGATATGTCCCCGGGTACAGGAACGGCGGCAGTTGCCAAAGCGGACACGGCGGAGGATTTGGCCGGATATGAAGTGATCCATGTCAGCGTAAGCAATGACGGCTTCGTGCCGAACGTCATCGAAGTCAAAGCTGGCGTGCCGACCAAAATCAACTTTAACCTGACCCGGAAAGTCACGCATATCAATTCGGTGCTTTCCAGCAAGCTTGGCATGGATTTTTATTTGCAAAAAGGCGACAATTACTATACGATCGATCTCAACGTAAAGCCGGGGGAATACGAATTCAATTGCGGCATGTACATGGAATATGGGACGATCAAGGTCCTCTAAGCAGGACTGGCCAGGATAGGAGCAAAGATTCGGGTTCGCCGGCGCTTTGCTCCTATTTGCTATGCATGATATCATGGAATGGTCCGGACAATATGCAGGAGGTGGCATGAAATGAAAGCGCTATTTATCGGTGGGACAGGTACGATCAGCACGGCGATTACGAACCAGCTTGCCTTTGAGGGATGGGACCTTTATTTGTTGAATCGGGGGAATCGGAATGAGGACCTGCCCGGTGAAGTAAAGGTGCTTCAAGCAGACATCAACGACGAGGCCAAAGTTGCGGAGCTGGTTGCAGATCTGGAGTTCGACGTGGTGGCCGATTTCATTGCATTTGTGCCCTCACAGCTGGAGCGGGATTACCGTTTGTTCAAAAACAAAACAAAGCAGTTCATGTTTATCAGCTCGGCATCGGCGTATCAGACGCCTTTGGCGGACTACCGGATTACGGAAGGCACGCCATTGTCGAACCCGTACTGGGAATATTCCCGCAATAAAATCGCTTGCGAGGAATATTTGATGAAGCTGTATCGGGACGAGGGATTCCCGGTAACCATCGTTCGTCCGAGCCACACCTATGGCGATCGGTCCGTCCCGCTGGGCGTTCATGGCGCCAAAGGCAGCTGGCAAGTGTTGAAGCGCATCCTCGAAAACAAACCGGTTATCATTCACGGCGACGGCACGTCGCTCTGGACGATTACGCATAACCGTGATTTTGCCAAAGGGTTCATCGGCCTTATGGGCAATATTCATGCCATCGGCGAGTCGGTACATATTACTTCCGACGAGTCGGTCACCTGGAACCAAATTTACGGCATCATCGCCGATGCACTGGGCAAACCGTTGAATGCCGTCCACGTTTCGTCCGCATTCCTGGCGGCATGCAGCGATCAGGACTTGCACGGAAGCCTGCTGGGAGACAAAGCGAATACGGTCGTGTTCGACAACAGCAAATTGAAAAGGCTTGTTCCCGATTTCGTGGCAACGACGCGGGCGGATCAGGGA contains the following coding sequences:
- a CDS encoding TerB N-terminal domain-containing protein, producing the protein MRNRDAGQLEFMEIDLREEGEIPRVPIPDRSALRQTGAYPARSGGGILFSEKKFVEEAKRLVDMNVAAAERVPFMSYWPTYGVMDDAQRQWYFFWRSEVRQGRYPDTDLSYVFVHVYELINGIGWQRPEAGYGQLKELWSQYQARLPQLDAYMQDWLVDYALIHRLDGSFGELVDLADGRLPAEVLDMEMCRLLKQAEPHIPLKLLQRYVEYDITLSKFYRDGGREALAEFVPGTIAVVNAYMTRTRGGGIWELYGPSGEKTTERVLFRKAVYDDGLYGKKALLTYSPIGEQPEFVRLATQLFRSIENKLRELSGFRGRLRGNSLEPELAKLVERYLDKAYSARQEKPGERTIIAIDADKLAVLQEESEYVRQALTVEETGDPALLEGDFGTFAEDQPDLPAETTAGSAAGLHPAAEVFEAEDIPGMHTFETQPTTASGLAGAETLWDETTLRELDEEWKQFAAALAPRHVLAILALLGEQPDAALMQVAEQCGTMPALLLDEINDVAMETIGDLLVDGDRIMDEYMDPFEHVKSMR
- a CDS encoding ATP-binding protein, yielding MTELKIPKRLTTALVNSLTAGVVPRIGLEQIAVGRKPEVEAMLRDMDNIAEGGAAFRLITGRYGSGKSFLLQMIRNYAMDREFVVADADLSPERRLVGTKGQGLATYRELMTRMSTRTRPDGGALEPLLQKWIAGLQQQAMQNLGLRPDDPALTSEVETRIYAVTQELQNLVHGFDFAKVLAAYWTGYKLGDDERKQAALRWLRGEYATKTEAKKELAVGVIIDDDNWYDYFKLWSEFMARIGYKGLLLFIDEAVNLYKISNSIARQSNYEKLLTMFNDTMQGKAEHLGIFVGGTPQFVEDERRGLFSYEALRSRLVDGRYSAKAYANYTGPILKLAMLSHEEILILLQKLRQIHALHFGYAASLTDDDLVGFMQMAVNRLGADELLTTREVVRDFMDVLHTLHQNPHVNYAELLGERAAKAGNAGQGTNAESDRDDMDDFLAEFEL
- a CDS encoding DEAD/DEAH box helicase, with product MSGQNQRENPFYRLAPFVQEFIYKKRWESLRPAQIEACNICFHTPHHMLIAAGTASGKTEAAFFPALTELYERPCKSVGILYIGPLKALINDQFERLKYLLVEGNIPVWHWHGDVPQAEKTRLVKNPSGVLQITPESLEGLLMNRPNAIPALFHDLRYVIIDEVHAFMGADRGIQVLSQLARLERMAGCAPRRVGLSATLSDYETATAWLGAGTGQGVDVVTSPGGRKLRLRVEHFSFPDARDEEQAEQLHHARKAYYDFIYESTHRKKALIFTNSRTDAEVTILEMRRVAARREERDVFHVHHGSISAMLREETEAALRSGPGPAVAAATVTLELGIDLGELERVVQLGAPYSASSFVQRLGRSGRREDMASEMLFVCPEEEDEEAQLPARMPWTLLRAIAVIELYVRHRWVEPLQSRRMPIGVLYHQTMSMLKSMGEAEPRELADAILSLAPFAEITLEQYDVFLNYLIDTDHLQWTEERTLIIGLTGEKTVNNYRFYAVFKDDEEHKVLNGSEEIGSITTVPPPGYCFSLAGKLWKVEEVDHKHKSVYVKAAKGKVDTLWLGAGGDIHTAVIQKMREVLSESAIYPYLSPQAVNRLERARRLARASGLLKQVVIPAGGDSLYVLPWVGSKAFRTLERLMKHNLSGKLSLRSVVPMEPYYFVVSGKVDERTLLAEIMSECRMASDASALLAEDEAPYLGKYDEFVAPPLIREAFAADGLDLPGLRDGLQKTLEWDA
- a CDS encoding DMT family transporter — protein: MKYYLAVLAGALSYGILSTIVVLAYGQGYQLGEVVGSQLFVGFILSWALALYTKFRMKRSGAKAGKASAAASDAKSGGFQSLTWKHRLMLMAAGTPTVMTGLVYYQSLRYIPASLAIILLFQFTWISVLIQAVSKRERPDKVMFLTLLVLFGGTLLAAGFLEHGLGEFSGWGIALGLMSAVSYSLFLLFSGKAVPAAHPAFRSAWMVTGGLILLCILFPPTFLFNGLMWGQLLVFGLLLGFFGAFIPPVLFAFGVPHTGGGMAGILGAAELPVAVLMSSIVLHEHVSSLQWFGVILVLLGIALPELYKLRAARSRTLYS
- a CDS encoding cupredoxin domain-containing protein produces the protein MNMLKKGWPYLVLGLGVIVVLGAFAVYFLGKDMSPGTGTAAVAKADTAEDLAGYEVIHVSVSNDGFVPNVIEVKAGVPTKINFNLTRKVTHINSVLSSKLGMDFYLQKGDNYYTIDLNVKPGEYEFNCGMYMEYGTIKVL
- a CDS encoding SDR family oxidoreductase; the protein is MKALFIGGTGTISTAITNQLAFEGWDLYLLNRGNRNEDLPGEVKVLQADINDEAKVAELVADLEFDVVADFIAFVPSQLERDYRLFKNKTKQFMFISSASAYQTPLADYRITEGTPLSNPYWEYSRNKIACEEYLMKLYRDEGFPVTIVRPSHTYGDRSVPLGVHGAKGSWQVLKRILENKPVIIHGDGTSLWTITHNRDFAKGFIGLMGNIHAIGESVHITSDESVTWNQIYGIIADALGKPLNAVHVSSAFLAACSDQDLHGSLLGDKANTVVFDNSKLKRLVPDFVATTRADQGIKRTIEHILAHPELQVEDPEFDAWCDDVIQALETALSQVGKRSEVVQ